From the genome of Marinitoga sp. 38H-ov:
AGAATTTATCATTATTATATATATCAAAATAATGAACCTAATATATTTTTAAGAGATAGAGTATGGTGGTTTCCATATGATTTAGATATATATAAAATGAGAATGGCAGCTAAATATCTTGAAGGGGAACATGATTTTTCTACTTTTAAGACTGGCAATGATGATAGAAATCCAGTAAGGACTATATATAGAATTAGAATATTAAAAATGAAAAATGATATAATTTTAGTTAGGGTAGAAGGACATTCTTTTTTAAGAAGAATGGTAAGAAATATTGTAGGAGCATTAGTAAAGGTAGGTACAGGAAGTTGGGAACCAGAATATATAAAAGAAATATTAGAAGCAAGAAATCGTTCAAAGGCGCCCGCTTCAGCGCCACCACAAGGTTTATATTTTTACTCAGTTTTATTTTAATATATTCTATTTTATTTTCAAAAGAAAAAATAGGGCTTATTTATAATGGCCCTGAAGAAATGTTTTCCAATATATTTTATTCATTGTATAGTTTTGTTGATGTAGAAACGCCACCATCTACAACATCTAAAAGATTAGAAATATCTATAGAGGGTACTAGAATAATTATTGATTTTGAAAATCAAAAATATATAGATAATATTAATAATTATAACGTGCTTATAAAATCTATTTTTAAAGATTATTTTCAGCGAAAGATATTTGTTATAGCTAATGATTGTTTAATTAAAGATAATGATAGCTACGTATTGTCGACTTTTGTTAATTGGGATAAAAATTTAGAATTTATTGTTAAAAAAAACAATTCTATATTTAAATTTAAAAAAGAATTACCAATTGGAGAAAATGTAATAAAGGTACCTAATAAATGGATAAAAGTGAAATTTATCGGTTATACTGGAGAAGCTACTTTAAATGGTCAAAAAATAATTATTAATAGCGAAATGGAATTTCCAAATGAAGAATTTAAACTTGAAACTCCTTACGAAAATGTTTATTTTAATTTGTCAAATATAAATTATCCATATGAAATTAAATTACTATCTGAAATAATTTTAAAAGAAATAAAATTTGAAAAAATAATTAATATTTTTGAATTAGAAAGTGGTATAGAAATTTTAGGGAAAAATAAAAGTGTGTGGATATCTAAGGATAAAGAAGAAATTTTATCCTATGATAATGCAATATTTGTTTCCCCTTATGGTCTTTTGGAAAAAAATAAAAATATTCAATTTAATGGAATTCCTGTTTTTGCCTATGAAAAAAATAAAACTATTTATTTAATAAGCTCTTATGGGGAAGTAATATCTCTCGGAACAAGAAATATTTATAGAGATTTAGAAAGATCTCCTGCATCTATAAATGTTGAAAATGAATTTATAAAAATTACAACATTTGGCGGGAAAAAATATATTATTGATTTAAAAAATGGGGGTTTATTCTACGACGGAGAAACAGCTATTATAAAAAATAATATAAAGTTGTTTGTTGAAAAAGAATTTATATTGAATAATAAAAATATATTTATACATAATAATAATATAAAAATCACTCAAAAGAAGTAGAGGTATAAAATGGAATTTAGATTAGATATTTTTTTAGTAAAAAATAATTTTGCTGATTCAAGAGAAAAAGCACAAAAATTAATTAAAGAAAATAAAGTTAAAGTTAATGGTAGAGTTGTCAACAAACCATCTAAAAAAATTTATGAATCTGATAGTATTGAAATTTTGGAACAAGAAAAATATGTAAGTAGAGCAGCATATAAACTTTTAAAAGCATTAGAATATTTTAATATAGATGTTCATAATAAAATATGTGTTGATATAGGATCATCTACAGGTGGATTTACACAAGTACTATTAGAATATGGAGCAAAAAGGGTTTATTCTATTGATTCTGGTACAAATCAATTACATAATTCATTAAGAAATGATACTAGAATAATATTAATGGAAAATACAAATGCTAGATATTTAAACAAAGAAAATTTTGAAAATATAGATTTTTTTACATGTGATGTTTCTTTTATTTCTGTGACTAAATTGATAGATTCTATATATAATATCGTTTCCAAAAATGCTCAAGGGATTGTGTTAATAAAACCACAATTTGAGTTAGAGCCTTCAAAATTAGTTAAAGGTGTTGTTAAAAATGAAATTTATAGATATGAAGCTGTAGAAAAAGTAAAAAATGCGTTTATTGAAAAAGGTTTTGTAGTATTAGGGATTATAGAATCACCAGTTAGAGGTAAAGAGGGTAATATAGAATATTTAATATATTTAAAAAAATAGTTTTTTTGTATTAATATAAATGAAAGATTTAATATGTTATAATCTTAACAAAAATAAATATATATAACTTTTCCTATATAATTCCAGAAATATGGTCTGGAAGTTTCTACCGGATGGCCGTAAA
Proteins encoded in this window:
- a CDS encoding TlyA family RNA methyltransferase, translated to MEFRLDIFLVKNNFADSREKAQKLIKENKVKVNGRVVNKPSKKIYESDSIEILEQEKYVSRAAYKLLKALEYFNIDVHNKICVDIGSSTGGFTQVLLEYGAKRVYSIDSGTNQLHNSLRNDTRIILMENTNARYLNKENFENIDFFTCDVSFISVTKLIDSIYNIVSKNAQGIVLIKPQFELEPSKLVKGVVKNEIYRYEAVEKVKNAFIEKGFVVLGIIESPVRGKEGNIEYLIYLKK
- the truA gene encoding tRNA pseudouridine(38-40) synthase TruA, producing the protein MRRVAAIVAYDGTKFNGFQGQPKVRTVQGEFEKVLFRIFKQKIISFGAGRTDTGVHGYGQVIAFDVPIEKMTLKNIKDALNANLPEDIYVRKVIDVRDKFSPRHEAIKRIYHYYIYQNNEPNIFLRDRVWWFPYDLDIYKMRMAAKYLEGEHDFSTFKTGNDDRNPVRTIYRIRILKMKNDIILVRVEGHSFLRRMVRNIVGALVKVGTGSWEPEYIKEILEARNRSKAPASAPPQGLYFYSVLF